The Castor canadensis chromosome 13, mCasCan1.hap1v2, whole genome shotgun sequence genome has a window encoding:
- the Aldob gene encoding fructose-bisphosphate aldolase B has translation MAHRFPALTPEQKKELSEIAQRIVANGKGILAADESVGTMGNRLQRIKVENTEENRRQFREILFTVDDSINQSIGGVILFHETLYQKDSQGKLFRNILKEKGIVVGIKLDQGGAPLAGTNKETTIQGLDGLSERCAQYKKDGVDFGKWRAVLRIADQCPSSLAIQENANALARYASICQQNGLVPIVEPEVLPDGDHDLEHCQYVSEKVLAAVYKALNDHHVYLEGTLLKPNMVTAGHACTKKYTPDQVAMATVTALHRTVPAAVPGICFLSGGMSEEDATLNLNAINLCPLPKPWKLSFSYGRALQASALAAWSGKAENKKATQDAFMKRALANCQAAKGQYIHTGSSGAASTQSLFTASYTY, from the exons ATGGCCCACCGATTTCCAGCTCTCACCCCAGAGCAGAAGAAAGAGCTCTCAGAAATTGCTCAGCGCATCGTTGCCAATGGAAAAGGCATCCTGGCTGCAGATGAATCCGTAG GCACCATGGGAAACCGTCTGCAGAGAATTAAGGTAGAAAATACTGAAGAGAACCGCCGTCAATTTCGAGAAATCCTCTTCACTGTGGATGATTCCATCAACCAGAGCATCGGGGGAGTGATCCTTTTCCACGAGACCCTCTACCAGAAGGATAGCCAGGGAAAGCTGTTCAGAAACATCCTCAAGGAGAAGGGAATTGTGGTGGGCATCAAG TTAGACCAAGGAGGTGCTCCCCTTGCAGGGACTAACAAAGAAACCACGATTCAAG GACTTGACGGCCTCTCGGAGCGTTGCGCTCAGTACAAGAAAGATGGTGTTGACTTTGGGAAGTGGCGTGCTGTGCTGAGGATTGCTGACCAATGCCCCTCCAGCCTTGCTATCCAGGAAAATGCCAATGCCCTGGCACGCTATGCCAGCATCTGtcagcag aatGGGCTGGTACCTATTGTTGAACCAGAGGTACTTCCTGATGGAGACCATGACTTGGAACACTGCCAGTATGTTAGTGAGAAG GTCCTGGCTGCTGTCTATAAGGCCCTGAATGACCATCATGTTTATTTAGAAGGTACCTTGCTAAAGCCCAACATGGTGACTGCTGGACATGCCTGCACCAAGAAGTATACACCTGATCAAGTAGCTATGGCCACTGTCACAGCTCTCCACCGCACCGTTCCTGCAGCTGTTCCTG GCATCTGCTTTTTGTCTGGTGGCATGAGTGAAGAGGATGCTACTCTCAACCTCAATGCTATCAACCTTTGCCCTCTGCCAAAGCCCTGGAAACTAAGTTTCTCTTATGGACGAGCCCTGCAGGCCAGTGCACTGGCTGCCTGGAGTGGCAAGGCTGAAAACAAGAAGGCAACACAGGATGCTTTTATGAAGCGGGCTCTG gCCAACTGCCAGGCAGCCAAAGGACAATATATTCACACGGGCTCTTCTGGTGCTGCTTCCACCCAGTCACTCTTCACGGCCTCCTATACCTATTAG